A portion of the Colias croceus chromosome 25, ilColCroc2.1 genome contains these proteins:
- the LOC123703262 gene encoding neuronal acetylcholine receptor subunit beta-3 — MKWFMCYLCLCFCGGVMGNFSFTYDMVNSCREYTCQHGYLYETFFRADSEEYRREKSDESLVFEMHIAILGASNGHILLSTVAFPQASDPVYEIVIGGGGNKFTELRRNLRRNAKTSVKTHQILSPIEFRAFYIKISEDGLIEFGKEGDILPIFSFMDVDPITINYFSFAAWSGVEIKFLYDCPIPGSKSKVTPNSQAVDPKLSNSDKLKRTLLSDKDPIIPPSPQVAVQLGIKVTSVAYDAFESKLTTGVSIVMKWTDNSMAWNPSKFNNTDSLTFRLGQIWSPKFHVFNSASIGLIDARNPELITMVNSGEATYHMHATIKTWCFDYGNTLTRWPRDEYVCAIVIQPWEAHEKITLKNIDVNSMKTFALTDTVIQNAWEVSSSHFIVNVSSWNEMYPTDDNTTHQSDRFVLKVILKRNASAYNIVFYTPLLVLVTFVLLSFWTEPVNLSRIWFYTSCVIIICLGLCYIDYMVPCHTVPSILVLYITVLGGVLLAIFIQVALMTSLAQRLCRSSIMQNIVTAQWFRSVFCLPQLKLCHIYDTINESSSNQEDDDGTVGKNIEEMQSDKVQYSETRELAEAIDKCMFVVYSVAFAVLLALHF; from the exons atgAAGTGGTTTATGTGCTACTTGTGTTTGTGTTTCTGTGGCGGTGTTATGGGAAATTTCAGTTTTACGTATGACA TGGTGAATTCTTGTAGAGAATATACTTGCCAGCACGGCTATCTATACGAAACGTTCTTCAGGGCTGATTCTGAAGAATACAGACGAGAGAAGTCAGATGAGAGTCTAGTATTTGAAATGCATATAGCGATTTTAGGGGCTAGTAATGGACATATTTTGCTGTCTACAGTTGCTTTTCCACAAGCAAGTGATCCTGTTTATGAAATTG tcatAGGCGGTGGAGGAAACAAATTTACCGAATTACGTAGAAATTTACGGAGAAACGCCAAAACATCAGTGAAGACTCACCAAATATTATCTCCAATTGAGTTTAGAGCgttttatattaagatatctgaag ATGGGCTCATAGAATTCGGAAAAGAAGGAGATATTCTACCCATCTTTAGCTTTATGGATGTAGAtccaataacaattaattacttCAGTTTTGCCGCGTGGTCCGGGGTGGAAATTAAATTCCTTTATGACTGCCCTATACCTGGCTCCAAGAGTAAAG TAACACCAAATTCTCAAGCGGTAGACCCTAAACTATCAAACTCAGACAAACTCAAGCGCACGTTATTATCTGACAAAGATCCCATTATACCACCCTCACCTCAAGTTGCTGTACAATTGGGTATTAAGGTTACCAGTGTTGCGTATGACGCTTTTGAGTCAAAGTTAACCACAGGAGTGTCTATTGTTATG AAATGGACAGACAACAGTATGGCATGGAATCCCAGCAAATTCAACAATACAGACAGTCTTACTTTTCGATTGGGACAAATATGGAGCCCTAAGTTCCATgtttttaa TTCAGCCTCTATCGGATTAATAGATGCTAGGAACCCAGAACTAATCACGATGGTCAATAGTGGTGAAGCGACATACCACATGCATGCCACTATTAAAACTTGGTGCTTTGATTATGGCAATACTTTGACCAG ATGGCCTCGCGACGAATATGTCTGTGCGATTGTCATACAACCATGGGAAGCGCATGAAAAGATCACTTTGAAAAATATCGATGTCAATAGTATGAAAACT TTTGCGCTAACAGACACGGTCATACAAAACGCGTGGGAGGTATCATCATCACACTTCATAGTGAACGTTAGTTCGTGGAACGAAATGTACCCGACAGACGACAACACAACACACCAGAGCGATAGATTCGTGCTCAAAGTGATCTTGAAGAGGAACGCTAGtgcttataatattgtgttttatacGCCTTTACTGG ttcTAGTAACTTTCGTGCTCCTCTCTTTCTGGACAGAGCCAGTGAATTTATCAAGAATTTGGTTCTATACTAGCTGCgtcattataatttgtttggGATTGTGCTATATTGACTATATGGTACCATGTCACACTGTACCTTCTATAT TGGTACTATACATTACAGTACTAGGCGGTGTGTTACTAGCGATATTTATACAAGTGGCACTAATGACGTCACTCGCCCAACGGCTCTGCAGGAGCTCCATAATGCAGAACATTGTGACGGCCCAGTGGTTTAGATCAGTGTTCTGTTTGCCGCAATTGAAG ctCTGTCACATCTACGACACGATAAACGAAAGCAGCTCAAACCAAGAGGACGATGACGGCACAGTAGGAAAGAACATAGAAGAAATGCAGTCAGATAAAGTTCAGTACAGTGAGACTAGGGAACTGGCCGAGGCGATAGATAAATGTATGTTCGTTGTTTATTCTGTGGCGTTTGCTGTTCTTTTGGCGCTGCACTTTTGA